One genomic segment of Acinetobacter sp. C26M includes these proteins:
- a CDS encoding magnesium transporter CorA family protein, producing the protein MQLYYFYRHNSENTVFISAEQQTEHTLEFLWVDSLRQDLVNHTESWQKNIYEYTGLVLNEFHLRDLLNIEHPCAFDTVEEYDLLVFRKLISPDDQILANENASESHESVFGLATTPMSFILTPTVLVSVREQGNQAVESYIQRIQTIMARPIAEQNKPRKLASTPADLCLRLLNSMIDGYLNLRTPLTRRVEYWQQQLLQGNRRFKQWHQLFHEDMAFQQIENLCEEQIETLQEFRDELVDNYHHVVGEHKHKAQDILLVRLNDLMSHVERVQKHTLRLRNAIQSAIDLHFSAIANQTNENMRILAIITAIFAPLTLLTGVYGMNFEFIPGLKSPVGFWIMLGVMLMSTIFLLYYFYRQHLVGRGERSVIDLLAQQHRQRNFNLLWFLDYEPIKQTLKEVEKMTKLK; encoded by the coding sequence ATGCAACTTTATTATTTTTATCGTCATAACAGTGAAAATACAGTTTTTATTAGTGCGGAACAACAAACAGAACATACGCTTGAGTTTTTATGGGTGGATAGCTTAAGACAAGATTTAGTCAATCATACTGAGTCTTGGCAGAAGAATATTTATGAATATACAGGGCTGGTATTGAATGAATTCCATCTGCGGGATTTACTCAATATCGAGCATCCTTGTGCATTTGATACGGTGGAGGAATATGACCTGTTGGTGTTCCGCAAACTAATCAGCCCAGATGACCAGATTTTGGCAAATGAGAATGCTTCAGAATCACATGAAAGTGTTTTTGGTTTAGCGACCACACCGATGAGTTTTATCTTAACGCCAACCGTCTTGGTGAGTGTGAGAGAGCAGGGCAATCAGGCAGTAGAAAGCTATATTCAACGTATTCAAACGATTATGGCGCGACCGATTGCCGAGCAGAATAAACCACGTAAGTTAGCCAGTACACCTGCGGATTTATGCTTGCGTTTACTGAATAGCATGATTGATGGCTATCTGAATTTACGCACGCCCTTAACTCGCCGTGTCGAATATTGGCAACAGCAACTCTTACAGGGCAATCGCCGTTTTAAGCAGTGGCATCAATTGTTTCACGAAGATATGGCTTTCCAGCAAATTGAAAATCTCTGTGAAGAGCAGATCGAGACTCTACAAGAGTTTAGAGATGAACTGGTCGATAATTATCATCATGTTGTGGGTGAGCATAAGCATAAAGCACAAGACATCTTATTGGTGCGTCTGAATGATTTAATGAGCCATGTCGAGCGTGTACAAAAGCATACCTTGCGCTTAAGAAATGCCATTCAATCAGCTATCGATTTACACTTCTCTGCGATTGCCAATCAAACCAATGAAAACATGCGTATCTTGGCAATCATTACCGCGATATTTGCGCCACTGACGTTGCTAACAGGCGTGTATGGTATGAACTTTGAGTTTATTCCAGGGCTGAAGTCACCTGTTGGCTTTTGGATCATGCTGGGTGTGATGCTGATGAGTACCATATTCCTGCTGTATTATTTTTATCGACAACATTTGGTTGGGCGTGGTGAACGAAGTGTGATTGATTTGTTGGCCCAGCAGCATCGGCAGCGTAATTTTAATCTGCTCTGGTTTTTGGATTATGAACCGATTAAGCAAACGCTGAAAGAAGTGGAGAAAATGACCAAGCTGAAATAA
- a CDS encoding dicarboxylate/amino acid:cation symporter, translating into MLVDHVATGQDDQQPPKKPKFYQILYVQVIFAIVAGILLGHFFPELGESLKPLGEAFIKLVKMIIAPVIFLTVVTGIAGMKNLGSVGRVTGKAMIYFLTFSTLALIVGLIVGNVIEPGHGLNIDPSTLHSTKVDEYAAKAHESTITGFLMNIIPDTLVSPFVSGQILQVLFVAVLFGLALAKSGDLGRPVTDFLQQLTTPVFTLVGMLMKFAPIGAFGAMAFTIGAYGISSIGNLMLLIATFYITALLFVIIILGAVARYNGFSIIDLIRYIKDELWLVLGTSSSEAALPSLMAKMEKAGCEKSVVGLVIPTGYSFNLDGTNIYMTLAALFIAQACNIELTLTQQITILLVAMLSSKGAAGITGAGFITLAATLSVVPAIPVAGMALILGIDRFMSECRALTNLVGNACATIVVAKWDNALDKEQLDQALKYGVVEKKEV; encoded by the coding sequence ATGCTTGTCGATCATGTCGCCACAGGTCAAGATGACCAACAGCCTCCCAAGAAACCAAAGTTTTATCAGATACTCTATGTGCAAGTGATCTTCGCGATTGTCGCGGGGATATTGTTAGGTCATTTCTTCCCAGAATTGGGTGAAAGCTTAAAGCCACTAGGCGAAGCGTTCATTAAATTAGTTAAAATGATTATTGCTCCTGTAATTTTCCTGACTGTTGTGACGGGGATTGCAGGCATGAAAAACCTCGGCAGCGTTGGTCGAGTGACAGGGAAGGCGATGATCTACTTCCTGACGTTTTCAACCTTGGCGTTGATTGTCGGTCTGATCGTCGGAAACGTGATTGAGCCTGGTCATGGTTTGAATATTGATCCAAGTACCTTGCACAGTACCAAAGTTGATGAATATGCAGCAAAAGCGCACGAGTCAACGATTACGGGCTTCTTGATGAATATTATTCCAGATACATTGGTCAGTCCATTTGTATCAGGTCAAATTCTTCAAGTCCTCTTTGTAGCGGTGTTGTTTGGTTTGGCTTTGGCAAAATCAGGTGATTTAGGTCGTCCAGTCACTGATTTTCTACAGCAGCTCACCACGCCAGTATTTACCTTGGTCGGTATGTTGATGAAGTTTGCGCCAATTGGTGCATTCGGTGCAATGGCATTTACCATTGGTGCTTATGGCATTAGTTCAATCGGTAATTTGATGTTATTGATTGCAACCTTCTACATTACCGCTTTACTGTTCGTGATTATCATTTTGGGTGCAGTGGCGCGCTATAATGGTTTCTCGATTATTGATCTGATTCGTTATATTAAAGACGAACTTTGGTTGGTGCTCGGAACGAGCTCATCTGAAGCGGCATTACCGTCATTGATGGCGAAGATGGAAAAAGCAGGCTGTGAAAAGTCGGTTGTTGGTTTAGTCATCCCAACAGGTTATTCATTTAACCTTGATGGTACTAATATCTACATGACATTGGCGGCATTGTTTATCGCTCAGGCTTGTAATATTGAATTAACTCTTACTCAGCAAATCACGATTCTATTGGTGGCTATGCTCAGTTCTAAAGGTGCTGCAGGGATTACAGGTGCAGGCTTTATTACCTTGGCTGCAACACTGTCGGTTGTTCCTGCAATTCCAGTCGCGGGTATGGCACTGATCCTTGGTATTGACCGTTTCATGTCAGAATGCCGTGCATTGACTAACTTGGTCGGCAATGCTTGTGCAACAATCGTTGTGGCAAAATGGGATAATGCTTTGGACAAAGAACAACTTGATCAAGCCCTTAAATATGGTGTGGTTGAGAAGAAAGAAGTGTAA
- the pnp gene encoding polyribonucleotide nucleotidyltransferase: MFNIVRKEFQFGQYQVVLETGRVARQANTVLVTMGGVTVLVAVVAQPKAKAGQDFFPLTVNYQEKQYAAGRIPGGYGKREGRASEAETLISRLIDRPIRPLFPEGYFNEIQVTATVVSSDKTMDADIAAMLGTSAALSIAGTPFRGPIGGARVGLINGEYVLNPNFEQLAQSDLDLVVAGTESAVLMVESEAKELSEDQMLGAVLFGHDEMQIAIQAIKEFAAAAGAVESTWVAPSKNEALLEQLKTAFEAKISEAYTIAVKQDRYAALDALYAEAVAQFVPENDETGIADEVNELFEDLKYRTVRDNILSGKPRIDGRDTKTVRGIDVQVGVLGRAHGSALFTRGETQALVTTTLGNTRDALMVDTLSGTKTDNFMLHYNFPAYSVGETGRESGPKRREIGHGRLARRGVQAVLPAADRFPYVIRIVSDITESNGSSSMASVCGASLSLMDAGVPLKAPVAGIAMGLVKEGERFAVLSDILGDEDHLGDMDFKVAGSANGITALQMDIKIEGITEEIMEVALNQAFAGRMHILNEMNKVISRARSEINAHAPTFEVININPDKIRDVIGKGGATIRAITEETKAAIDIEDNGTVRVFGETKAAAKAAIAKIQALTAEVEPGTIYAGKVIRIVEFGAFVNIMPGTDGLLHISQISNERIANVTDVLKEGQDVKVQVADVDNRGRIKLTMKDIEQA; the protein is encoded by the coding sequence ATGTTTAATATCGTTCGTAAAGAATTCCAATTTGGTCAATACCAAGTTGTTTTAGAAACGGGTCGTGTTGCACGTCAAGCAAATACAGTTTTAGTTACCATGGGTGGCGTGACTGTACTCGTTGCGGTTGTGGCTCAGCCTAAAGCAAAAGCGGGTCAAGATTTTTTCCCGTTAACTGTTAACTATCAAGAAAAACAATATGCAGCTGGTCGTATCCCTGGTGGTTACGGTAAGCGCGAAGGTCGTGCGTCAGAAGCTGAAACTTTAATCTCACGTCTAATTGACCGTCCAATCCGTCCATTGTTCCCAGAAGGTTATTTCAACGAAATCCAAGTTACAGCAACTGTTGTTTCTTCTGATAAAACTATGGATGCCGATATCGCTGCAATGCTAGGTACTTCAGCTGCCTTGTCGATTGCTGGTACACCATTCCGTGGCCCAATTGGTGGTGCGCGTGTTGGTTTAATCAATGGTGAATATGTTCTTAACCCGAACTTTGAACAACTTGCACAATCTGATCTTGACCTTGTGGTTGCAGGTACAGAATCTGCTGTGCTGATGGTTGAATCTGAAGCGAAAGAACTTTCAGAAGACCAAATGTTGGGTGCAGTTCTTTTCGGTCATGACGAAATGCAAATTGCAATTCAAGCAATTAAAGAGTTTGCTGCAGCTGCGGGTGCAGTTGAATCGACTTGGGTTGCTCCAAGCAAAAACGAAGCACTTCTTGAGCAATTGAAAACTGCTTTCGAAGCGAAAATTTCTGAAGCATATACGATTGCAGTTAAACAAGATCGTTATGCAGCACTTGATGCACTTTATGCAGAAGCAGTTGCACAGTTTGTTCCTGAAAATGACGAAACTGGTATTGCTGATGAAGTAAACGAATTATTTGAAGACCTTAAGTACCGTACTGTACGTGACAACATTTTGTCAGGTAAGCCACGTATTGATGGTCGTGATACCAAAACTGTTCGCGGTATCGATGTACAAGTAGGTGTATTAGGCCGTGCGCACGGTTCAGCACTATTCACACGTGGTGAAACTCAGGCCTTAGTGACAACGACTTTGGGTAATACACGTGATGCATTGATGGTTGATACGCTTTCTGGTACCAAAACTGACAACTTTATGTTGCACTACAACTTCCCTGCATATTCTGTAGGTGAAACTGGTCGTGAATCAGGTCCTAAGCGTCGTGAAATCGGTCATGGTCGTTTAGCGCGTCGTGGTGTTCAAGCAGTTCTTCCTGCTGCTGACCGCTTCCCGTACGTGATCCGTATCGTATCTGATATTACTGAATCTAACGGTTCATCTTCTATGGCTTCTGTATGTGGTGCTTCATTGTCACTTATGGATGCAGGTGTACCATTGAAAGCACCAGTTGCGGGTATCGCAATGGGCTTAGTAAAAGAAGGTGAGCGTTTCGCAGTTCTTTCTGACATCTTGGGTGATGAAGATCACTTAGGTGATATGGACTTTAAAGTGGCAGGTTCTGCAAACGGTATTACTGCACTTCAAATGGACATCAAGATCGAAGGGATTACTGAAGAGATCATGGAAGTTGCATTAAACCAAGCATTTGCTGGCCGTATGCACATCTTAAATGAAATGAACAAAGTCATTTCTCGTGCTCGTTCAGAAATCAATGCACATGCGCCAACGTTTGAAGTGATCAACATCAACCCAGACAAGATCCGTGATGTAATTGGTAAGGGTGGTGCAACGATCCGTGCAATTACAGAAGAAACTAAAGCTGCGATTGATATCGAAGATAACGGTACTGTACGTGTATTTGGTGAAACTAAAGCAGCTGCAAAAGCTGCGATTGCGAAAATCCAAGCACTTACTGCAGAAGTTGAACCAGGTACAATCTACGCAGGTAAAGTGATTCGTATCGTTGAATTCGGTGCATTCGTCAATATCATGCCAGGTACTGATGGTTTACTTCACATTTCACAAATCTCAAATGAGCGTATTGCGAATGTGACTGACGTATTAAAAGAAGGTCAGGACGTTAAAGTACAAGTTGCTGATGTCGACAACCGTGGTCGTATCAAGTTGACAATGAAAGACATTGAACAGGCTTAA
- the rpsO gene encoding 30S ribosomal protein S15 — MALTNTDRAEIIAKFARAENDTGSPEVQVALLTAQINDLQGHFKEHKHDHHSRRGLIRMVNQRRKLLDYLNGKDHGRYVALIGALGLRR; from the coding sequence ATGGCTTTAACTAACACTGATCGCGCAGAGATCATCGCTAAATTTGCTCGTGCTGAAAACGACACTGGTTCACCTGAAGTACAAGTTGCTTTATTGACTGCTCAAATCAATGATTTGCAAGGTCACTTTAAAGAACACAAACACGACCATCACAGCCGTCGTGGTTTGATTCGTATGGTTAACCAACGTCGTAAATTACTTGACTACTTAAACGGTAAAGATCACGGTCGTTATGTTGCTTTGATCGGCGCATTAGGTTTACGTCGTTAA
- a CDS encoding serine hydrolase domain-containing protein produces MKILSTNTCYVPQDLNQVIRSKDEVATESGGMTERQIQKIWNSVEGLYKTGNYPLITLCLRRQGQILLNRSIGYAQGNSPDGLATDAKIGSPDTPVCLFSASKMVTAMLIHMLDERGDLNLLDPISYYIPEYGVNGKRRATIFHLLSHRGGIPRIDTEVTPELLFNQEDILKLLCAAKPVSPSGTHLAYHAVTAGYILGEIVQRVTGQSVREFLAENIEKPMGLDYFNYGLKPEYRADVALNYATGIHPSLGTDHYLNHVLGGGLQLAVDVTNDSRFMDTICPAGNIYTSAEQAGRFFEMLLSGGEYQGKQIMSAQTVFRSTLPTSGVSLDRTLLAPMRYALGPMLGSNPVGLFGPMTGQAFGHIGFSNILCWADPERDISVSLLTTGKSVVGTHLPALAKTLYQISTNCPKIPRNQRRSLFATDRTETDLV; encoded by the coding sequence GTGAAAATTTTATCAACCAATACCTGTTATGTACCACAAGACTTGAATCAAGTGATTCGCAGTAAAGATGAAGTTGCGACTGAATCGGGGGGCATGACTGAAAGACAAATTCAAAAGATATGGAACAGCGTTGAAGGTCTATATAAAACAGGCAATTACCCCCTCATTACTTTATGTTTACGCCGCCAAGGGCAAATTCTTTTAAATCGCAGCATTGGCTATGCGCAAGGCAATTCCCCGGATGGTCTAGCGACCGATGCCAAAATTGGTAGCCCAGATACACCTGTCTGCCTGTTCTCGGCATCCAAAATGGTCACAGCGATGTTGATTCATATGCTGGATGAACGTGGTGACCTCAATTTACTTGATCCAATTAGTTATTACATTCCTGAATATGGCGTCAATGGTAAACGTCGTGCCACGATATTTCATCTACTCTCCCATCGTGGTGGTATTCCTCGTATCGACACTGAAGTCACACCTGAGCTTTTATTTAACCAAGAAGATATATTAAAACTGCTCTGTGCAGCCAAACCCGTTTCTCCTTCTGGTACACATCTTGCCTACCATGCTGTCACTGCGGGTTATATTCTCGGTGAAATCGTGCAACGTGTAACAGGTCAAAGCGTTCGTGAGTTTTTAGCTGAAAATATTGAAAAGCCAATGGGCCTGGACTATTTCAACTATGGTTTAAAACCTGAATATCGTGCTGATGTTGCCCTAAACTATGCCACAGGGATTCATCCAAGTTTAGGAACGGATCATTATCTCAATCATGTACTCGGTGGTGGTCTACAACTTGCAGTCGATGTCACCAATGATAGCCGTTTCATGGATACCATTTGCCCAGCTGGCAACATCTATACCAGTGCAGAACAAGCAGGTCGCTTCTTTGAAATGCTCCTCAGTGGCGGAGAATATCAGGGCAAACAAATTATGAGTGCTCAAACGGTATTCCGCTCAACCCTTCCAACCTCTGGTGTTAGCTTAGATCGTACCTTGTTAGCACCAATGCGCTATGCCTTGGGTCCAATGCTTGGCAGTAATCCTGTCGGCTTATTTGGTCCAATGACAGGACAAGCTTTTGGGCATATTGGCTTTTCAAATATTCTATGTTGGGCTGACCCTGAACGTGATATTAGTGTATCGCTATTGACCACAGGCAAATCGGTAGTGGGCACTCACTTACCTGCCTTGGCAAAAACACTTTATCAAATCTCGACCAACTGCCCAAAGATTCCAAGAAATCAACGTCGTTCATTGTTCGCAACTGACCGTACCGAAACAGATTTGGTCTAA
- the recD gene encoding exodeoxyribonuclease V subunit alpha: protein MDKQVGDQSAQMTWLNMWSNYLSQAPFSQTTQSVNAAQVLQQLVEASLQGDSCIAADTTQIEALADLAVSSEIAVTQVAACVYDQQGLALYRYWSLEQRLAQQICRLKRQTIQVVDSENYQDLLSDEYQQAALKMVLQQWLSIITGGPGTGKTYTLARIIAALNQTIPDIRIAMAAPTGKAAQRMQEALQNSFNDPKLLDSGLITEELRNQTTQTLHRLLGMGNRQIPRFNQKQPLPYDVIVVDEASMLDLNLATLLFEAVPEQCRIILLGDANQLASVDVGSVLADLQQVPELADNRVQLQTSRRFSGDAKIGQLARFIQAQSHSSEPDLVLSKLEMEIVKAESLQAITLSKDMPDLIQLEYLPDQQHVDIESYQQKLMEGFQSYVDALKGYRDADEPAAYIEQVIHAFDDYRILTAVRHGQLGLEQLNRFAEHWLNQQLKQITVGDWYIGRPVMMTYNDYQLGISNGDIGICFKHRSQAQQFEVFFPSLNKWIAAHRLPRSMQTAFVLTIHKSQGSEFTHTAIVLDAQAEKLLSQELIYTAVTRAKKAVTILADPKALQQALTIRTVRRSGLVQKINLNRL from the coding sequence GTGGACAAACAAGTTGGTGATCAGTCAGCGCAAATGACATGGTTAAATATGTGGAGTAACTATCTCTCACAAGCACCATTTTCTCAAACTACTCAATCAGTTAACGCTGCACAAGTGTTGCAGCAACTGGTTGAAGCCAGTTTGCAAGGCGACAGTTGTATTGCAGCAGATACGACACAGATCGAAGCACTGGCTGATTTAGCAGTTTCTAGTGAAATTGCAGTGACTCAGGTTGCAGCATGTGTCTATGATCAGCAGGGCTTGGCATTATACCGATATTGGTCTTTAGAGCAACGCCTCGCTCAACAGATTTGCCGATTAAAGCGACAAACGATTCAGGTTGTTGATTCAGAAAATTATCAGGACTTACTCAGTGACGAGTACCAACAGGCTGCGTTAAAAATGGTACTGCAACAATGGCTGAGTATTATTACCGGTGGACCTGGTACAGGAAAGACCTATACTTTGGCGCGTATTATTGCAGCCCTTAACCAGACCATTCCTGATATTCGTATTGCCATGGCGGCACCAACAGGCAAAGCTGCACAACGGATGCAGGAAGCGCTACAAAACTCTTTTAACGATCCGAAATTATTAGATTCAGGACTTATCACCGAAGAGTTACGTAATCAAACTACCCAGACCTTGCATCGTTTATTGGGTATGGGCAACCGACAAATACCACGCTTTAATCAAAAACAACCTTTGCCTTATGACGTGATTGTGGTTGATGAAGCATCGATGCTGGATTTAAATCTTGCGACTTTATTATTTGAAGCTGTACCTGAACAATGTCGAATTATTTTGCTCGGTGATGCCAATCAATTGGCTTCGGTTGATGTCGGTTCAGTGCTTGCTGATCTACAGCAAGTGCCTGAATTAGCTGATAACCGAGTACAACTGCAAACCAGTCGCCGTTTCTCTGGTGACGCGAAGATTGGGCAATTGGCTCGATTTATTCAGGCTCAGTCGCATTCAAGTGAACCTGATTTAGTGCTATCAAAGCTAGAGATGGAAATCGTTAAAGCTGAATCTTTACAGGCGATTACGCTCAGTAAAGATATGCCAGACCTGATTCAGTTGGAGTACTTACCAGATCAGCAGCACGTTGATATCGAGTCCTATCAACAGAAATTAATGGAAGGATTTCAAAGCTATGTTGATGCCTTAAAAGGTTATCGCGATGCAGATGAGCCAGCAGCATATATTGAGCAGGTAATCCACGCTTTTGATGACTATCGAATATTAACTGCAGTTCGACATGGACAATTGGGCCTTGAACAACTCAATCGTTTTGCAGAGCATTGGCTCAATCAGCAACTGAAACAAATTACGGTGGGTGATTGGTATATCGGGCGACCTGTAATGATGACGTATAATGACTATCAGCTTGGAATTTCTAATGGTGATATTGGCATTTGTTTTAAACACCGTAGTCAAGCTCAGCAATTTGAAGTATTTTTTCCAAGCTTAAATAAATGGATTGCAGCGCATCGACTACCGCGCAGTATGCAAACGGCATTTGTTTTAACGATTCATAAATCGCAAGGTTCGGAATTTACCCATACGGCGATCGTATTAGATGCTCAAGCCGAAAAATTATTGAGTCAAGAGTTGATCTATACCGCAGTTACCCGTGCTAAAAAAGCAGTGACTATTTTGGCGGATCCTAAGGCCTTGCAACAGGCATTGACGATACGGACTGTTCGTCGGAGTGGTTTAGTGCAAAAGATCAATTTGAACAGATTGTGA